A genomic window from Vigna radiata var. radiata cultivar VC1973A chromosome 2, Vradiata_ver6, whole genome shotgun sequence includes:
- the LOC106756646 gene encoding probable galacturonosyltransferase 11: MRRRAADFRRPARRRFAYWIWLLLGAFSLAGLVLFFLQHHHREYRLHSPFLERNAKVENSAKRLNFTEEILSATSFSRQLSEQMVLAKAYVIIAKEHNNLHLAWELSSKIRSCQLLLSKAAMTGEPVTMEEAGPVIKSLSSLIFKAQDVHYDIATTIVTMKSYIQALEERANKATIQSTVFAQVSAEALPKSLHCLNVKLMADWLKMTSRQKFSHESRISPQLTDNNLYHFCIFSDNVLATSVVVNSTVINASHPKRFVFHIVTDGIIYGAMKAWFLSNDLKGATIEVQNIEEFDWLNESYAPIVRQLHSPESRAFYFGPFQGVNVEPKLQNPKFVSLLNHLRFYIPEIYPLLEKIVFLDDDVVVQKDLSPLFSLDLHGNVNGAVETCLEAFHRYYKYLNFSNSIISSKFDPQACGWAFGLNIFDLGAWRKANVTAKYHYWQEQNADGTLWKLGTLPPALLSFYGLTEPLDRRWHVLGLGYDLNIDSRLIESAAVIHFNGNMKPWLKLAIGRYKPLWQRYINQSHPHLQDCATG; the protein is encoded by the exons ATGCGGCGACGGGCCGCCGATTTTCGGCGCCCGGCTCGGCGGCGGTTCGCTTATTGGATCTGGTTGCTTCTCGGCGCCTTCTCTCTTGCCGGTCTTGTTTTGTTCTTCCTGCAACATCATCACCGCGAGTATCGCTTACATAGCCCCTTTCTG GAGAGAAACGCTAAAGTAGAAAATTCTGCTAAGAGATTGAATTTTACTGAAGAAATTTTAAGTGCAACATCCTTCTCACGGCAACTATCAGAGCAAATGGTTCTGGCCAAGGCTTATGTGATTATTGCCAAAGAGCACAATAATCTTCACCTTGCCTGGGAGCTTAGCTCAAAAATTAGAAGTTGCCAGCTTTTGCTTTCAAAAGCTGCCATGACTGGGGAGCCTGTGACCATGGAGGAAGCTGGGCCAGTTATTAAAAGCCTGTCTTCTCTAATTTTCAAGGCACAGGATGTCCATTACGACATTGCAACCACTATAGTAACGATGAAATCATATATTCAAGCACTTGAAGAACGTGCAAATAAAGCAACAATTCAAAGCACTGTGTTTGCTCAAGTATCAGCTGAAGCACTACCCAAGAGTCTTCATTGCTTAAATGTGAAACTTATGGCTGATTGGCTAAAGATGACATCCCGGCAAAAATTTTCACATGAGAGTAGAATCTCTCCCCAGCTCAcagataataatttatatcacTTCTGCATTTTTTCAGATAATGTACTGGCAACATCTGTAGTTGTTAACTCTACAGTCATCAATGCAAGCCATCCAAAACGCTTCGTCTTTCACATTGTTACTGATGGTATTATTTATGGAGCAATGAAAGCATGGTTCCTCAGTAATGACTTAAAAGGGGCTACCATAGAGGTGCAGAATATTGAGGAATTTGATTGGTTGAATGAATCTTATGCTCCAATTGTCAGACAGCTACACAGTCCAGAATCACGAGCCTTTTATTTTGGGCCTTTTCAAGGTGTAAATGTTGAGCCAAAATTGCAGAATCCCAAGTTTGTGTCTTTGCTAAATCATCTTCGGTTTTACATCCCTGAGATTTATCCATTACTTGAGAAGATTGTTTTccttgatgatgatgttgttgttcAGAAGGACCTAAGCCCACTTTTCTCATTGGATTTGCATGGAAATGTGAATGGTGCCGTTGAAACTTGTCTAGAAGCATTTCACAGGTACTACAAGTATCTCAACTTTTCAAATTCGATTATAAGCTCAAAGTTTGATCCACAGGCATGTGGATGGGCCTTTGGTCTGAATATTTTTGACCTGGGTGCATGGAGGAAGGCAAATGTCACCGCAAAGTATCATTATTGGCAAGAGCAGAATGCTGATGGGACACTCTGGAAGCTTGGTACACTTCCCCCTGCTCTTCTAAGCTTTTATGGCTTGACAGAACCACTTGACAGAAGATGGCATGTATTAGGATTGGGTTATGACCTAAATATTGACAGCCGCCTGATTGAAAGTGCAGCAGTTATTCACTTCAATGGGAACATGAAACCATGGCTAAAGTTAGCTATAGGCAGGTATAAGCCATTATGGCAGAGGTACATAAATCAAAGTCACCCTCATCTACAAGATTGTGCCACCGGTTAA
- the LOC106755342 gene encoding truncated transcription factor CAULIFLOWER A — protein sequence MGRGRVQLKRIENKINRQVTFSKRRSGLLKKAHEISVLCDAEVALIVFSTKGKLFEYSSDPCMERILERYERYSYAERQLVVSDQPQSENWTLEHAKLKARLEVLQKNQRNFMGQDLDGLSIKELQNLEHQLDSALKHIRSRKNQLMYESISELNKKDKALQEQNNTLAKKIKEKEKALAAQQAQFDRQADEMDLASSVLLPQPLETSNIRGSSQVRGDEGDNDGMVTPSRANAILPPWMLRPTNE from the exons ATGGGGAGAGGAAGGGTGCAGTTGAAGAGGATCGAGAACAAGATCAATAGGCAAGTAACGTTCTCCAAGAGAAGGTCTGGTTTGCTCAAGAAAGCTCATGAGATCTCTGTGCTTTGTGATGCTGAAGTTGCCCTCATAGTCTTCTCCACCAAAGGCAAACTCTTTGAGTACTCCAGCGATCCATG TATGGAAAGAATTCTTGAACGGTATGAGAGGTATTCATATGCTGAGAGGCAGCTTGTTGTAAGTGATCAACCACAAAGT GAAAATTGGACTCTAGAACATGCAAAGCTCAAAGCAAGGTTGGAAGTTCTACAGAAAAATCAAAG gaatTTTATGGGACAAGATTTGGATGGTCTAAGTATCAAAGAGCTTCAGAATTTGGAGCATCAGCTTGATAGTGCTCTCAAACACATTAGATCACGGAAG AACCAACTCATGTATGAATCTATTTCAGAGCTTAATAAAAAG GATAAGGCCCTACAAGAACAAAACAACACTCTCGCAAAGAAG ataaaggagaaagagaaggcACTGGCAGCACAACAAGCACAGTTTGACCGACAAGCTGATGAAATGGATCTAGCCTCCTCTGTCCTCCTACCTCAACCATTGGAGACATCTAATATTAG AGGGTCGTCACAAGTAAGAGGTGATGAAGGAGATAACGATGGAATGGTAACTCCAAGCCGAGCAAATGCCATTCTTCCACCATGGATGCTTCGTCCTACAAATGAATAG